Proteins from a genomic interval of Nerophis lumbriciformis linkage group LG01, RoL_Nlum_v2.1, whole genome shotgun sequence:
- the stk35 gene encoding serine/threonine-protein kinase 35: MDVCERKRGMKVCRRNVAKVLRSLKVEDNNKHPEPMDQDRDQDQDQDYCFSVSFLRTGRPESSLPPRYTLIREVGRGSYGVVYEALARTSGARLAVKRLQCDAPENVELALAEFWALTSLENRHQNVVQLEECVLQRNGLAQKMSHGNKTSKQYLRLVETSLKGERILGYPEEPCYLWFVMEFCEGGDLNQYILSRRPDPQTNRSFMRQLTSAVAFLHKNNIVHRDLKPDNILISQKSGAPIVKVADFGLSKVCAGLSSKNTEEVHSTGRGSNQDNMVNINKLWLSSACGSDFYMAPEVWEGHYTAKADIFALGIIIWAMIERITFIDAESKRELLGTYIRQGSEIVPVGEALLENPKMVLHIPQKARSSMSEGVKNLLQDMLAFNPQERPDACQLEVLMDRVTCAA, translated from the exons ATGGATGTTTGCGAGCGGAAAAGGGGGATGAAGGTCTGCCGGAGGAATGTGGCCAAAGTCCTCCGCTCCCTCAAGGTGGAAGACAATAACAAGCACCCGGAGCCCATGGACCAGGAccgggaccaggaccaggaccaggactacTGCTTCTCCGTCAGCTTCCTGCGGACAGGTAGGCCCGAGTCGTCCTTGCCCCCCCGCTACACCTTGATCCGGGAGGTGGGCCGGGGCAGCTACGGGGTGGTGTACGAGGCCCTCGCCCGGACCAGCGGAGCCCGCTTGGCGGTGAAAAGGCTCCAGTGCGACGCCCCGGAAAACGTGGAACTGGCTTTGGCCGAGTTCTGGGCCCTGACCAGCCTGGAGAACCGACACCAGAACGTGGTCCAGCTGGAGGAGTGCGTCCTGCAGAGGAACGGACTGGCCCAGAAGATGAGCCATGGCAACAAGACCTCCAAACAATACCTGAGACTGGTGGAGACCTCACTCAAAG GGGAGCGCATTCTGGGTTACCCAGAGGAGCCTTGTTACCTCTGGTTCGTCATGGAGTTCTGCGAAGGGGGCGACCTCAACCAGTACATCTTGTCCCGTCGGCCCGACCCCCAGACCAACAGGAGTTTTATGCGCCAGCTGACCAGCGCcgtggctttcctgcacaagaACAACATTGTTCACCGGGACTTGAAGCCCGACAACATCTTGATCTCCCAGAAGTCTGGTGCACCCATTGTCAAAGTGGCTGACTTTGGCCTAAGTAAAGTGTGCGCTGGCCTGAGTTCTAAGAACACTGAGGAAGTGCACTCGACAGGCAGAGGCAGCAACCAGGACAACATGGTCAACATCAACAAGTTGTGGTTGTCCTCGGCCTGTGGCTCGGACTTCTACATGGCCCCTGAGGTGTGGGAGGGCCACTACACGGCCAAGGCGGACATCTTTGCTTTGGGCATCATTATCTGGGCCATGATCGAGCGGATCACGTTCATCGACGCCGAGTCCAAACGCGAGCTGCTGGGCACGTACATCCGACAAGGCTCGGAGATCGTGCCGGTGGGCGAGGCGCTGTTGGAGAACCCCAAGATGGTCCTCCACATCCCTCAGAAGGCCCGGAGCTCCATGTCAGAGGGGGTGAAGAATCTCCTCCAGGACATGCTGGCCTTCAACCCTCAGGAGCGACCAGACGCCTGCCAGCTGGAGGTGCTGATGGACCGGGTCACCTGTGCCGCGTGA